A genome region from Pseudomonadota bacterium includes the following:
- the ftsH gene encoding ATP-dependent zinc metalloprotease FtsH: MASSNKKEPLEDLKNKLSSFFGPRDPQKKQTGLPPRTHFSIWYFLLAILLITYFQQYFFAPKVETIPYGQFKQSLAEGTVSKLTIGPEHITGTLKGKEQKSEKVFTTVRVDDPGLVKELDERKVGYQGHYDSKLLSGILSWVLPIAIMLLIWQYAMKKMGPGMGVMSFGKSKAKLFAESETKVTFADVEGIDEAKQELQEVVEFLMSPEKFQKLGGRIPKGVLLVGPPGTGKTLLAKAVAGEARVPFFSISGSEFVEMFVGVGASRVRDLFSQATGQAPCIIFIDELDALGKARGMNAFGGNDEREQTLNQLLVEMDGFESNKGVIIMAATNRPEILDPALLRPGRFDRQVLIDRPDINGREAILKIHSRKVLLGPDVDLRKIAALTPGFVGADLANLINEAALLAARKDKETVGSAEFDEAVDRIVGGLEKKNRVMNPREKEIVAFHESGHAIVAESVKFADPVHKISIIARGIAALGYTQQRPIEDRYLMTRSELLDRLAVLLGGRVAEELVFGEISTGAQNDLQRATDIVRSMVTEYGMSDRLGLVTYERPHQPFFMPESYSQNKSYSETKATQIDEEISQVMEQAHERVQKILMERREVLDNLAHLLSQNEIVQGEELRKMLSEFTARETPKTSGA; this comes from the coding sequence ATGGCATCCAGTAACAAAAAGGAACCACTGGAAGATTTAAAGAATAAATTAAGTTCATTTTTCGGTCCGCGCGATCCCCAGAAAAAGCAGACCGGCTTGCCTCCCAGGACCCATTTCAGTATCTGGTATTTCCTGCTTGCCATACTCTTAATTACCTACTTTCAGCAATATTTTTTTGCCCCCAAGGTGGAGACAATTCCTTACGGTCAGTTCAAGCAGAGTCTGGCCGAAGGTACAGTAAGTAAATTAACCATAGGCCCGGAACATATCACGGGGACACTGAAGGGAAAAGAACAAAAATCTGAAAAGGTGTTTACCACTGTCCGGGTCGACGACCCAGGCCTGGTTAAGGAACTCGATGAAAGAAAAGTCGGCTACCAGGGACACTATGACAGTAAATTGCTGAGTGGAATTCTCTCCTGGGTTCTCCCCATCGCCATCATGCTCCTCATCTGGCAGTACGCCATGAAAAAGATGGGGCCAGGTATGGGAGTCATGTCTTTTGGCAAAAGCAAAGCAAAACTTTTTGCAGAGAGTGAGACTAAGGTTACCTTCGCCGATGTGGAGGGAATCGATGAGGCCAAACAAGAGCTTCAGGAAGTGGTGGAGTTTTTGATGAGCCCGGAAAAATTCCAGAAGCTGGGCGGGAGGATTCCTAAAGGGGTTCTCCTGGTTGGTCCGCCTGGAACCGGGAAAACTCTCCTGGCCAAGGCAGTAGCTGGAGAAGCAAGGGTACCTTTCTTCAGTATAAGTGGGTCCGAGTTTGTGGAAATGTTTGTCGGAGTAGGTGCATCTCGTGTCCGTGATCTCTTTTCTCAAGCGACCGGCCAGGCTCCCTGCATCATCTTCATCGATGAACTGGACGCGTTGGGGAAAGCCCGGGGTATGAATGCCTTTGGCGGCAACGACGAACGCGAGCAAACACTAAACCAGCTTTTAGTGGAAATGGATGGATTTGAATCAAATAAAGGGGTCATTATCATGGCTGCCACCAATAGGCCTGAAATCCTTGATCCTGCTTTATTACGCCCAGGGCGATTCGATCGGCAGGTACTGATTGACCGGCCGGATATAAACGGCCGGGAGGCTATCTTGAAAATTCATTCAAGAAAAGTTCTTCTGGGTCCCGATGTGGACCTCCGCAAAATAGCCGCGCTTACCCCGGGATTTGTAGGCGCTGACCTGGCCAATCTTATTAATGAGGCAGCCCTGTTGGCTGCCCGGAAAGACAAGGAAACAGTCGGATCAGCAGAATTCGATGAGGCTGTGGATCGTATTGTGGGTGGGCTGGAGAAGAAGAACCGGGTGATGAATCCACGGGAAAAGGAAATTGTTGCTTTTCACGAATCCGGACATGCAATTGTGGCCGAATCCGTCAAATTTGCAGACCCTGTGCATAAGATATCCATTATCGCCCGCGGGATTGCAGCTCTCGGATATACCCAGCAACGACCCATAGAGGACCGTTACCTGATGACCCGCTCCGAGTTACTTGATAGGTTGGCAGTCCTGTTAGGAGGGAGAGTAGCAGAGGAACTGGTTTTTGGAGAGATCTCTACAGGAGCCCAGAACGACCTGCAACGGGCCACCGATATAGTAAGGTCTATGGTTACAGAATACGGCATGAGCGATCGCCTCGGACTTGTAACATATGAGCGCCCCCATCAACCTTTTTTCATGCCGGAAAGCTATTCCCAAAACAAGTCTTACAGCGAAACAAAGGCTACCCAGATTGATGAAGAGATCTCCCAGGTAATGGAACAGGCTCACGAGAGAGTACAAAAAATCCTCATGGAGCGTAGAGAGGTCCTGGATAACCTGGCTCATCTCCTGTCGCAGAATGAAATTGTGCAGGGAGAGGAGCTGAGAAAAATGCTGTCCGAATTCACGGCCAGAGAAACACCTAAGACATCCGGAGCTTGA